One part of the Hydrogenobacter sp. T-2 genome encodes these proteins:
- a CDS encoding bifunctional 3,4-dihydroxy-2-butanone-4-phosphate synthase/GTP cyclohydrolase II: MDFKFNTIEEALEDIAQGKMVIVVDDPDRENEGDLVMAAEKVTPEAINFMAKYARGLICLTLTPQRCDELDLYPMAVRNTDPKGTYFCVSIDAHPKFGTTTGISAFDRAMTIRLAVSPDAKPSDFIRPGHVFPLKAKPGGVLERAGHTEASVDLARLAGLYPAGVICEIMKEDGTMARLPDLMEFAKRFDLKIITIADLIRYRLKRERLVVREATANLPTRYGFFKIHAYKHILTGEEQVALTMGEWKEDEPVLVRVHSECLTGDVFKSLRCDCRGQLETAMEIIAQEGKGVLVYIMGHEGRGIGIVNKIKAYNLQDMGYDTVEANEKVGYPADLRDYGIGVQILLDLGVKKMRLLTNNPRKIVALEGYGLEVVERVPLKLPACEHNQRYLEAKKLKLGHLL, translated from the coding sequence ATGGATTTTAAGTTCAACACCATAGAAGAAGCCCTTGAGGACATAGCTCAGGGGAAGATGGTTATAGTGGTGGATGACCCAGACAGAGAAAACGAAGGCGACCTTGTTATGGCCGCAGAGAAGGTAACACCAGAAGCCATAAACTTTATGGCAAAGTATGCGAGAGGACTTATATGCTTGACGCTAACACCTCAAAGGTGCGATGAGCTTGACCTATATCCAATGGCGGTAAGAAACACAGACCCAAAGGGCACTTACTTTTGTGTATCCATAGATGCTCACCCTAAGTTTGGCACTACCACAGGCATATCCGCCTTTGACAGAGCTATGACCATAAGGCTTGCAGTAAGCCCAGATGCAAAGCCGTCGGACTTTATAAGACCTGGGCATGTGTTTCCTCTTAAGGCAAAGCCGGGGGGTGTTTTGGAAAGAGCAGGGCATACAGAGGCAAGCGTAGACCTTGCAAGGCTTGCAGGTCTTTATCCTGCGGGTGTTATCTGCGAGATAATGAAAGAGGATGGCACAATGGCGAGACTGCCAGACCTTATGGAGTTTGCCAAAAGGTTTGACCTAAAGATAATAACCATAGCGGACCTTATAAGATACAGGCTAAAGAGGGAGAGGCTTGTTGTCCGTGAGGCTACCGCAAACCTACCCACAAGATATGGCTTTTTCAAGATACATGCATACAAACACATACTTACTGGAGAGGAGCAGGTAGCTCTTACCATGGGTGAATGGAAGGAAGATGAGCCTGTTTTGGTAAGGGTTCACTCTGAATGTCTCACTGGGGATGTTTTTAAGTCTCTTAGGTGTGACTGTAGGGGACAGCTTGAAACCGCAATGGAAATAATAGCCCAAGAAGGCAAGGGAGTGCTTGTATACATAATGGGTCATGAGGGTAGAGGCATAGGTATTGTTAATAAGATAAAGGCATACAATCTTCAGGATATGGGATATGATACGGTGGAGGCTAACGAGAAAGTAGGATACCCTGCAGACCTAAGGGATTACGGCATTGGTGTTCAGATACTTCTTGACCTTGGTGTGAAAAAGATGAGGCTTTTGACCAACAATCCTCGGAAGATAGTAGCCCTTGAAGGCTATGGTCTTGAGGTGGTAGAGAGAGTGCCACTCAAACTCCCAGCCTGCGAGCATAATCAGAGATACTTAGAGGCAAAAAAGCTAAAACTCGGACATCTACTCTAA
- a CDS encoding phosphate-starvation-inducible PsiE family protein, with protein sequence MEELKKHQSVLISSIRRIAWVFDAFIILTLSVVGLFLIVWIVYEFYLVLVGQLPLERGGLSILGSVLILYAISELLSEEIKHIRGGAVSIRAFVGVALAAVIRKVLIVSLSPEKVQELITLALVLVALGIVFWLIHKVESSS encoded by the coding sequence ATGGAGGAGCTAAAAAAACACCAAAGCGTATTGATTAGTAGTATAAGACGCATAGCCTGGGTTTTTGACGCCTTTATCATTCTCACACTTTCAGTAGTGGGACTATTTCTCATAGTGTGGATAGTCTACGAGTTTTATTTGGTGCTTGTGGGACAACTGCCTCTTGAAAGAGGAGGTCTGAGCATTCTTGGCTCTGTTCTCATCCTCTATGCCATATCTGAGCTTTTGTCTGAGGAAATAAAGCACATAAGAGGAGGAGCGGTAAGCATAAGGGCTTTTGTAGGCGTTGCTCTCGCAGCAGTAATAAGAAAGGTGCTTATAGTATCCCTATCTCCAGAAAAGGTTCAGGAGCTTATAACCCTCGCTTTGGTTTTGGTAGCCTTGGGTATAGTCTTCTGGCTTATTCATAAGGTGGAAAGCTCTTCATGA
- a CDS encoding 5-(carboxyamino)imidazole ribonucleotide synthase, translating to MRVGILGGGQLGWMTILEGRKLGFEFFVLDPDPKSPASKISERWFPPDRVEEFIKTCDVITYEFEHIHQEVLEKVYDLTTPSLNVLETKRSRIREKEFYRKRDYPTAEFTTASWKDLREKVRNFGLPCVVKSESLGYDGKGQYRVYYLEDVEDILKNHTEGEKFLIERFVDFSFEFSLIGVRDQKGNSKLYPLTVNHHEGGILLYNQTRSFSIKEAEDIVLSLMEDLDLVGLLAVEFFYTWNGKVLINEFAPRPHNTGHYSLDACYTSQFENLLRAICGLPLGSTRLKLPSGMVNILGLSLEDIDLSSLLSLEGTKLYWYGKDKKPRRKMGHINITASTEQELEERLEKIVNLLYSHEPS from the coding sequence ATGCGTGTGGGCATCCTTGGTGGTGGACAGCTCGGCTGGATGACCATCCTTGAGGGCAGGAAGTTAGGCTTTGAGTTTTTTGTCCTTGACCCAGACCCCAAGTCTCCTGCAAGCAAAATATCAGAGAGGTGGTTTCCACCAGATAGGGTAGAAGAGTTTATAAAAACTTGTGATGTTATTACCTATGAGTTTGAACATATACACCAAGAGGTTTTAGAAAAGGTTTATGACCTTACCACACCCTCTTTGAACGTGCTTGAAACAAAAAGGAGCAGGATAAGAGAAAAGGAATTTTACAGAAAAAGAGACTATCCTACCGCAGAGTTTACCACCGCAAGTTGGAAAGACTTAAGGGAGAAAGTAAGGAATTTTGGACTTCCCTGTGTGGTAAAGTCAGAAAGTTTAGGATACGATGGAAAGGGACAGTATAGAGTTTACTACTTGGAGGATGTGGAGGACATTCTAAAAAATCATACTGAAGGAGAGAAGTTCCTAATAGAGCGGTTTGTGGATTTTAGCTTTGAGTTTTCTCTCATAGGTGTAAGAGACCAAAAGGGCAACAGCAAACTCTATCCTCTTACTGTAAACCACCACGAGGGAGGGATTTTACTCTATAACCAAACGAGGAGTTTTTCCATAAAAGAGGCAGAGGATATAGTTTTGTCTCTAATGGAGGATTTAGACCTTGTGGGTCTTTTGGCGGTGGAGTTTTTCTACACTTGGAATGGTAAGGTCCTCATAAACGAGTTTGCACCCAGACCTCACAACACAGGGCATTACAGCCTTGATGCTTGCTATACCTCTCAGTTTGAAAACTTACTAAGGGCTATATGTGGTCTTCCACTGGGTTCAACAAGGCTTAAACTACCCTCAGGCATGGTTAACATCTTAGGGCTCTCCTTAGAAGATATAGACCTGTCAAGCCTTCTCTCCCTTGAGGGAACAAAGCTCTACTGGTATGGAAAGGACAAAAAGCCAAGAAGAAAGATGGGACACATAAACATAACCGCAAGCACAGAGCAAGAGCTTGAGGAAAGACTTGAGAAGATAGTTAACCTTCTTTATTCCCATGAGCCTTCTTAA
- the folE gene encoding GTP cyclohydrolase I FolE, producing MAIDKEKIKQAIRLFLEGIGEDPDREGLRETPDRVARMWEEFERQREFNFKLFEEFGSYNEMVLVKDITIYSFCEHHLLPFFGKAHIAYIPDGIVCGLSKLVRSVRAFSLRPQVQERLTNQIADFLMEQLKPKGVAVVLEMEHLCMSMRGVMSPGHLTVTSALRGLFLSDIRTREEFLKLIGKHSL from the coding sequence ATGGCTATAGACAAGGAAAAAATTAAGCAGGCTATAAGGCTCTTCCTTGAGGGTATAGGAGAAGACCCAGACAGGGAAGGTCTAAGGGAAACTCCAGACAGGGTTGCCCGTATGTGGGAAGAGTTTGAAAGGCAAAGGGAGTTTAATTTCAAACTCTTTGAGGAGTTTGGCTCTTACAATGAGATGGTGCTGGTCAAGGATATAACCATATATTCCTTTTGTGAACACCACCTATTGCCCTTTTTTGGGAAAGCCCACATAGCCTATATACCAGATGGAATAGTATGCGGTCTTTCCAAGTTGGTTAGAAGCGTGCGAGCTTTTTCTCTAAGACCTCAGGTGCAGGAAAGGCTTACAAACCAGATAGCGGACTTCCTTATGGAACAGCTAAAGCCAAAGGGTGTGGCGGTGGTGCTTGAAATGGAGCATCTTTGCATGTCCATGAGGGGTGTAATGTCTCCGGGGCATCTTACCGTTACGTCTGCTCTTAGAGGCTTATTCCTTAGCGATATAAGGACAAGAGAGGAGTTTTTAAAGCTCATAGGCAAGCATTCTCTATGA
- the folP gene encoding dihydropteroate synthase — protein sequence MLVKHFESREAFYRFLKEKLGVFFREAYDRSFEGIFHVIYLEDTKPEILVPLAKRSCLNTFYSDRAIALCGSEAQIRDFCSHLVKEDRELAFKILERLQSYRKRSFKLQYNQKILPLGIKTAIMGILNITPDSFSDGGLYLEPSHAVKRAVQMAEEGADIIDIGAESTRPGSKRIDAQEELKRLLPVLKEVRRELPKIWISIDTYKAEVAKVCLEEGADIINDISGGTFDEYMFRVVAQYGCPYVLTHIKGRPETWKENPPIYEDVVEEIVQWFEERLRVLREGQYEGQVILDPGIGFGKLPEHNVEILKRFEELKIFGLPLLVGVSRKSFIGIVLEGLLRKKTEPTERLYGSLGAVAPAVMKGANIVRVHDVKETREFLALLDTVRTYGEF from the coding sequence ATGTTGGTCAAGCATTTTGAAAGCAGGGAAGCCTTCTACAGGTTCTTAAAGGAAAAGCTCGGTGTATTTTTCAGAGAAGCATACGATAGAAGTTTTGAAGGTATATTTCATGTAATATACTTGGAAGATACAAAACCAGAAATACTTGTCCCTCTTGCAAAGAGGTCTTGTCTTAATACCTTTTATAGCGATAGGGCTATAGCCCTTTGTGGCTCAGAAGCACAGATTAGAGACTTTTGCTCCCATCTTGTAAAGGAAGATAGAGAGCTTGCCTTTAAGATACTTGAAAGACTTCAGAGCTACAGAAAAAGGTCCTTTAAGCTCCAATATAACCAAAAAATCCTACCTCTTGGTATAAAAACCGCCATTATGGGTATTCTCAACATAACACCAGACTCCTTCTCCGACGGTGGTTTATACCTTGAACCTTCCCATGCGGTAAAAAGGGCTGTGCAGATGGCAGAAGAAGGTGCGGATATAATAGATATAGGAGCGGAATCCACAAGACCTGGTTCTAAACGAATAGATGCTCAAGAGGAGCTCAAAAGACTTCTTCCCGTGCTAAAAGAGGTAAGAAGAGAACTTCCCAAAATTTGGATTTCTATAGATACCTACAAGGCAGAGGTGGCAAAAGTATGCCTTGAAGAGGGAGCGGATATTATAAACGACATAAGCGGTGGAACCTTTGACGAATATATGTTTAGGGTGGTAGCTCAGTATGGCTGTCCCTATGTGCTAACTCATATAAAGGGACGACCAGAAACGTGGAAGGAAAACCCTCCTATCTATGAGGATGTGGTTGAGGAAATAGTCCAATGGTTTGAGGAAAGGCTAAGAGTATTGAGAGAAGGGCAATACGAAGGACAGGTGATACTTGACCCGGGCATAGGCTTTGGAAAATTGCCAGAGCATAATGTGGAAATACTCAAAAGGTTTGAGGAGTTAAAGATATTTGGTCTGCCCCTTTTGGTGGGTGTTTCAAGAAAGTCCTTTATAGGCATTGTGCTGGAAGGATTACTTAGGAAAAAAACAGAGCCGACAGAGAGGCTATATGGTAGCTTGGGAGCTGTTGCTCCTGCGGTTATGAAGGGAGCAAACATAGTGAGGGTCCACGACGTGAAGGAAACCAGAGAGTTTCTTGCACTTCTTGATACGGTAAGGACTTATGGCGAATTTTAA
- a CDS encoding LpxI family protein produces the protein MKLCLIAGSGELPRVFLKSAMEKGVEVFVAGVKGITDLQADEYFPLGRIERLLKTLERKGIKDIVMLGKFEHSLIFSHLLTLDELAIRILRKAKDKKPQTLIKTLMEELEALGFEFPDPKPYLEELLAPAGKISSKEPSEEAMEDGLWGFPIARQIADLDVGQTIVVKDKAVVSMEAMEGTQKAIERAGELAGKGCRVIKVARRSQDFRIDVPTVGPKTIEAIKKIKGDTLFVESGKVYLLEKEKLIKLADKYGIAVYGL, from the coding sequence ATGAAGCTGTGTCTGATAGCTGGCTCTGGAGAACTGCCAAGAGTTTTTCTAAAAAGTGCAATGGAAAAGGGTGTTGAGGTCTTTGTGGCGGGGGTTAAGGGTATAACGGACCTGCAAGCGGACGAATACTTTCCCTTAGGCAGGATAGAAAGGCTACTCAAAACTCTTGAGAGAAAGGGGATAAAAGACATAGTAATGTTAGGAAAGTTTGAGCATAGTCTCATATTTTCTCACCTTTTGACCCTTGATGAGCTTGCCATAAGGATACTAAGGAAAGCCAAAGATAAAAAGCCTCAGACCCTTATAAAAACGCTCATGGAGGAACTTGAGGCTCTGGGTTTTGAGTTTCCAGACCCAAAGCCTTACCTTGAAGAACTTCTTGCACCTGCAGGTAAGATATCTTCCAAAGAACCTTCTGAAGAAGCCATGGAAGATGGTCTTTGGGGCTTTCCTATAGCAAGACAGATAGCAGACCTTGACGTGGGACAAACTATTGTGGTAAAGGATAAGGCGGTGGTGAGCATGGAGGCTATGGAGGGCACTCAAAAGGCTATAGAAAGGGCTGGTGAGCTTGCGGGAAAGGGCTGTAGGGTTATAAAGGTGGCAAGAAGAAGCCAAGACTTTCGCATAGATGTGCCTACTGTAGGTCCAAAAACCATTGAAGCGATAAAGAAGATAAAAGGAGATACGCTTTTTGTAGAGTCTGGAAAGGTATACCTCTTGGAAAAAGAAAAGCTCATAAAACTCGCAGACAAGTATGGTATAGCGGTTTATGGGCTTTGA
- a CDS encoding ABC transporter ATP-binding protein, which produces MENIKWAIRRLRVYWHLILLSLVGSILEATGTAGISLLMKSLVDKVFLLREGEQIVKIVIALMGLVLLSQLGNFTVKLFSSLYTELEMKKLRREAFERLMRADYSAFMGISAGEFASRVISDMNLYRNLIGSYAIKLIREPITVLFLFGVLLYRDWVLTLSLLILLPLLAFAVRYFGTKRGKHIKKAQEGYANITDRLFSSFLGFDSIRSFKAQSMFEALFQKLNSLLFRSSFKSELYFAMNSVFNYTFGYFVVAMVILYGGYRIVEGSLTPGDFISYITALIFLQNPLMEAQKGVMEVRSSLPVIQRIREVLNLKEEEEGSLPLRSLRQGIQVEGLNVKLGNVELLKDINLSIKRGEKIGIMGDTGSGKSTFLRVLAGFVPYEGSVKVDELELKHIRKEELRELFLFLSQDSFVFPGTVRENLLIAEDRDEAELWEALRLAGCDFVKDLDQQVSPKSLSGGERQRLALARLFLRSPEVLLLDEVTSALDAKREEEVLNNLFERFKDKTMVLVAHRFSNILRCDRVFVFKEGRVVFQGEPKTAIEFFLQSP; this is translated from the coding sequence ATGGAGAATATCAAGTGGGCTATCAGGCGTCTTAGGGTCTATTGGCATCTTATACTCCTTAGCCTTGTAGGCTCTATACTTGAAGCCACTGGAACCGCAGGCATAAGCCTTCTAATGAAATCCCTCGTGGATAAGGTTTTTCTGCTAAGGGAAGGAGAACAGATAGTAAAGATAGTCATAGCCCTAATGGGTTTGGTGCTTCTTTCCCAGTTGGGAAACTTTACAGTAAAGCTCTTTTCTTCTCTATACACGGAGCTTGAGATGAAAAAGTTAAGAAGAGAGGCCTTTGAGAGGCTCATGAGGGCAGATTACTCCGCCTTTATGGGTATCTCCGCAGGAGAGTTTGCGTCAAGGGTTATATCGGACATGAACCTATACAGAAACCTAATAGGCTCTTACGCAATAAAGCTCATAAGAGAGCCTATAACGGTGCTTTTTCTCTTTGGAGTGCTTCTATACAGAGACTGGGTTCTTACCCTGAGCCTTCTTATTCTCCTTCCCCTTCTTGCCTTTGCGGTTAGATATTTTGGCACAAAAAGGGGCAAACACATAAAGAAGGCTCAAGAGGGATATGCCAACATCACAGACAGGCTCTTTAGCTCCTTTTTGGGTTTTGATAGCATAAGGAGCTTTAAGGCTCAGTCCATGTTTGAGGCTCTTTTCCAAAAGCTCAATAGCCTTCTTTTTAGGTCCAGCTTCAAGTCGGAGTTATACTTTGCCATGAATTCTGTTTTTAACTACACCTTTGGCTACTTTGTGGTTGCTATGGTGATACTCTACGGTGGATATAGAATTGTGGAAGGTAGCTTAACCCCTGGAGATTTCATATCCTACATTACCGCCCTAATCTTCTTACAAAACCCTCTTATGGAGGCTCAAAAGGGTGTGATGGAGGTGAGGTCCTCCCTTCCAGTTATACAGAGAATTAGAGAAGTCCTTAACCTGAAGGAGGAAGAGGAAGGAAGTCTCCCTCTTAGGAGCTTAAGGCAAGGCATACAGGTAGAAGGGCTCAATGTAAAACTTGGAAATGTGGAGCTTTTAAAAGACATAAACCTTTCTATTAAAAGAGGAGAGAAGATAGGCATAATGGGAGATACGGGCTCTGGAAAAAGCACCTTCTTGCGTGTTTTGGCAGGTTTTGTGCCATACGAGGGAAGTGTAAAAGTAGACGAGCTTGAGTTAAAGCATATAAGGAAGGAGGAGCTAAGAGAGCTCTTTCTGTTTCTTTCTCAAGACAGCTTTGTTTTCCCCGGCACGGTTAGAGAAAACCTACTTATTGCAGAAGACAGGGACGAGGCAGAGCTTTGGGAAGCCCTTAGGCTTGCGGGTTGTGATTTTGTAAAGGACCTTGACCAACAGGTAAGTCCAAAGAGCCTATCAGGTGGAGAAAGGCAAAGGCTTGCTCTTGCAAGGCTTTTCTTGAGGTCTCCAGAGGTTCTTTTGCTTGACGAGGTTACCTCCGCCCTTGATGCCAAGAGGGAAGAAGAGGTTCTAAACAACCTGTTTGAGAGGTTCAAGGACAAGACCATGGTGCTTGTTGCACACCGGTTTTCCAACATACTAAGGTGCGATAGGGTTTTTGTCTTCAAAGAGGGTAGGGTAGTATTCCAAGGTGAGCCAAAAACCGCCATAGAGTTTTTCCTTCAAAGCCCATAA
- the flgA gene encoding flagellar basal body P-ring formation chaperone FlgA, whose product MWLLSLLLLFSFAFSSPEELIESEVYRRFGDSVKVQSVRLFAPKNLEVERIELDMEYGRSRAVAYLYSGKERYQAVINALWKVKVFIALEDIPQGSPIHPEQFRTEERFMKTIPSDLRLSPEDFEKYMASTRITKGTMLRRSLLKEVLAVKGGDLVEVVYRSGFLEVSFYAVAVDSGTVGKIIRIRREDKMLRGRVVSRGKVEALP is encoded by the coding sequence ATGTGGCTTCTTAGTCTTTTGCTCCTATTCTCTTTTGCCTTTTCCAGTCCAGAAGAGCTTATAGAGTCAGAGGTCTACAGGCGTTTTGGCGATAGTGTAAAGGTTCAAAGTGTCAGACTTTTTGCACCTAAGAACTTGGAGGTTGAAAGAATTGAGCTAGATATGGAATACGGCAGGAGCAGAGCGGTTGCTTATCTCTATTCTGGCAAGGAGAGGTATCAGGCTGTTATAAATGCCTTGTGGAAGGTAAAGGTCTTTATAGCACTCGAAGATATCCCACAAGGTAGTCCTATACACCCAGAGCAGTTTAGGACAGAGGAGAGGTTTATGAAAACCATTCCATCAGACCTAAGGCTAAGTCCAGAAGACTTTGAAAAATACATGGCATCCACACGCATAACCAAAGGAACTATGCTAAGGAGGTCTCTTCTCAAGGAAGTGCTTGCGGTGAAAGGTGGTGATTTAGTTGAAGTGGTATACAGAAGTGGTTTCCTTGAGGTGAGCTTTTATGCAGTGGCGGTGGATTCTGGCACAGTGGGAAAGATAATACGCATAAGGAGAGAAGATAAAATGCTCAGAGGAAGGGTT
- the cdaA gene encoding diadenylate cyclase CdaA, translating into MANFNWELVNLFSWKDLLDILAVSAFIYGVLHFLRITRGLQIFKGIVVLAGFWLFAELLNLRALSWVFEKLWTVGLFSLVVIFQPEIRKTLSRLGQKTGISFIKPVEERVVDRVVRACSFLSDRQIGALIVIERGQSVEGVVEGCVLIDSLVSVELLITIFNPISPLHDGAVVVRGDRVVYASCILPLSKSAELPKKYGTRHRAALGIVEETDAVCVVVSEETGEISLAVGGKLHRNLDPEILRELLFKELKIEKA; encoded by the coding sequence ATGGCGAATTTTAACTGGGAGCTGGTTAACCTATTCTCTTGGAAAGACCTCCTTGACATACTGGCGGTTTCCGCCTTCATATATGGCGTTCTGCATTTTCTTCGCATAACCAGAGGTCTTCAAATCTTTAAGGGAATTGTGGTGCTTGCAGGTTTTTGGCTTTTTGCAGAACTTCTTAATCTAAGAGCCCTCTCCTGGGTCTTTGAAAAGCTTTGGACGGTAGGGCTTTTTTCCCTTGTGGTTATATTTCAACCAGAGATAAGGAAAACCCTCAGCAGGTTAGGTCAAAAAACAGGCATATCTTTTATAAAGCCTGTGGAGGAAAGGGTTGTGGACAGGGTGGTAAGAGCTTGCTCCTTTCTATCAGATAGGCAAATAGGTGCTCTTATAGTCATTGAAAGAGGACAAAGCGTGGAAGGTGTGGTAGAGGGATGCGTGCTTATAGACAGCCTTGTATCCGTTGAATTGCTAATTACCATATTCAATCCCATATCACCCCTGCACGATGGTGCGGTAGTGGTAAGAGGAGACAGAGTGGTATACGCCTCCTGCATACTTCCCCTTTCAAAGTCTGCGGAGCTTCCTAAGAAATATGGAACAAGACATAGAGCTGCCTTGGGTATTGTGGAAGAAACAGACGCAGTGTGTGTTGTAGTCTCCGAGGAAACTGGAGAGATATCTCTCGCGGTGGGAGGAAAACTTCATAGAAATCTTGACCCAGAAATACTGAGAGAGCTACTTTTCAAGGAGTTGAAAATTGAGAAGGCTTGA
- a CDS encoding HesB/IscA family protein yields MQKVAFNFFATDKAVQEVLRIAQENNIAEPILRIRVVPGGCSGFQYAMGFDDTIEEGDNVFEFGGLRIAIDQFSMPYVNNAELDYVMDFMGGGFTIRNPNVSGSCGCGSSFSCG; encoded by the coding sequence ATGCAAAAGGTAGCTTTTAATTTCTTTGCTACGGACAAGGCGGTTCAAGAAGTTTTGAGGATCGCACAGGAGAACAATATAGCAGAGCCCATACTTAGAATAAGAGTTGTGCCTGGCGGATGCTCTGGTTTTCAGTATGCCATGGGCTTTGATGACACCATAGAAGAAGGTGACAATGTTTTTGAATTTGGCGGGTTAAGGATTGCTATAGACCAGTTCTCCATGCCCTATGTGAACAACGCAGAGCTTGACTATGTGATGGACTTTATGGGTGGTGGGTTCACCATAAGGAATCCCAACGTAAGTGGCTCCTGCGGTTGCGGTAGCTCCTTCTCCTGCGGATAA
- a CDS encoding succinate dehydrogenase/fumarate reductase iron-sulfur subunit: protein MVLRLKIRRQEGTKEAYYQRFEIPYQEGMTLLSALQKIKEDIDPSLSFRHFCRAGICGTCTIMVNGFPKLACKEQALPYALFGEEVLIEPIRNFKVIRDLAVDNEGVIERVKSLRLWIREQAKDPRINPELSRKIENSADCILCLACQSYCPQVLEENYAGPLFFAKLFRFFQDPREEEKELRVNQAIKEGNLYHCLSCNKCNLVCPKEVEPATLIRELMQSMDVAS from the coding sequence ATGGTTTTAAGGTTGAAAATAAGAAGACAGGAAGGGACAAAAGAAGCCTACTATCAGAGATTTGAAATACCCTATCAAGAAGGGATGACCCTTTTGAGTGCCCTTCAGAAGATAAAAGAGGATATAGACCCATCCCTTAGCTTTAGGCATTTTTGCAGAGCAGGTATATGTGGCACATGCACCATAATGGTAAACGGGTTTCCAAAGCTCGCCTGTAAGGAACAAGCACTACCTTATGCACTTTTTGGAGAAGAAGTGCTAATAGAACCAATAAGAAACTTCAAGGTTATAAGAGACCTCGCAGTGGACAACGAAGGAGTTATAGAGAGGGTAAAAAGCCTTAGGCTCTGGATAAGGGAGCAAGCCAAGGACCCAAGAATAAACCCAGAGCTAAGCAGAAAAATAGAGAACTCTGCGGACTGCATACTTTGTCTTGCTTGCCAGTCTTATTGTCCACAGGTGCTCGAGGAAAACTACGCAGGACCCTTGTTTTTCGCCAAACTCTTTAGGTTTTTCCAAGACCCAAGGGAAGAGGAAAAGGAGCTAAGAGTAAACCAAGCCATAAAAGAAGGGAATCTCTACCACTGCCTTTCCTGTAATAAGTGCAACCTTGTATGTCCAAAGGAAGTAGAGCCTGCAACCCTTATAAGGGAGCTTATGCAAAGTATGGATGTGGCTTCTTAG
- a CDS encoding sensor histidine kinase — protein MSLLKEFLSQVGEGYLLIDKEGRVVFGNDFLLKRRLLRENFEGKPYYECVNNLTVVSCLAEAFSEKKDKVCNFDHEEREYTLYAFTGSELTVVRFSDITELRRYERSRREFVANVSHELKTPIAVLKSLLETLYEEEDREEKKVFLEKALKRVEDMRRLVEDLLILTKLESGEERIKREDVDLRLLVEEVFDLLEPQAKERNISLINSVDRELKVKGDWDKLFLLLKNLVDNAIKYNREGGKVEVKAKRENQYVQLQVQDTGIGIPKEHIPFIFERFYRVDPSRSRNLGGTGLGLSIVKHIALSHGGKIEVQSKEGVGSIFSVFLPLE, from the coding sequence ATGAGCCTTCTTAAGGAATTTCTCAGTCAGGTGGGTGAGGGTTATCTGCTTATCGACAAGGAAGGAAGGGTGGTTTTTGGCAACGATTTTCTATTGAAAAGAAGGCTTTTAAGAGAAAACTTTGAAGGTAAACCCTACTATGAGTGCGTCAACAACCTCACAGTAGTGAGCTGTCTTGCGGAAGCCTTCTCAGAGAAAAAGGACAAGGTTTGCAACTTTGACCATGAAGAGAGGGAGTATACCCTGTATGCCTTTACAGGTAGCGAGCTTACTGTGGTTCGTTTTTCGGATATAACGGAGCTAAGAAGGTATGAAAGGTCAAGAAGGGAGTTTGTTGCCAACGTGTCTCATGAACTGAAAACACCCATAGCGGTGCTTAAAAGCCTTTTGGAGACTCTATACGAAGAGGAGGACAGGGAGGAGAAAAAAGTATTTTTGGAAAAAGCCCTCAAACGTGTTGAGGACATGAGAAGGCTTGTAGAAGACCTTCTTATACTTACCAAGTTGGAGTCTGGTGAGGAAAGAATAAAGAGAGAGGATGTGGACCTTAGGCTCTTAGTTGAGGAGGTCTTTGACCTATTAGAGCCACAGGCAAAAGAGAGAAACATAAGCCTTATAAATTCCGTAGATAGGGAGCTAAAGGTTAAAGGAGACTGGGACAAACTTTTCCTTCTTCTTAAAAACCTTGTGGACAACGCCATAAAATACAACAGGGAGGGAGGAAAAGTGGAAGTTAAAGCCAAAAGAGAAAACCAATACGTCCAACTGCAAGTTCAAGACACTGGCATAGGTATACCAAAAGAGCATATTCCCTTTATCTTTGAAAGGTTCTATAGGGTAGACCCTTCCAGGTCAAGAAACTTAGGTGGGACTGGTCTTGGTCTCTCTATCGTAAAGCATATAGCCTTATCTCACGGTGGGAAAATAGAGGTGCAGAGCAAAGAAGGTGTAGGGAGCATCTTTAGTGTATTCTTACCCTTAGAGTAG